The Elgaria multicarinata webbii isolate HBS135686 ecotype San Diego chromosome 1, rElgMul1.1.pri, whole genome shotgun sequence genome has a window encoding:
- the LOC134392372 gene encoding interleukin-8-like — MNNIKILAAILALFVASATLTEGISLARIGSELRCHCRGTESRRIPTRNIKEVKLTESGPHCKNVEVIATLHNGKQICLEPSAKWVKVIINAMLNRPEANTGSQL, encoded by the exons ATGAACAACATCAAGATTCTTGCTGCAATTCTGGCTCTTTTCGTCGCCTCTGCGACTCTTACAGAAG GCATCTCGCTGGCCCGGATAGGGAGTGAACTCCGATGCCACTGCAGGGGCACTGAATCCAGACGTATCCCAACCCGAAACATCAAGGAAGTCAAGTTGACCGAAAGTGGGCCGCACTGCAAGAATGTTGAAGTCAT TGCAACTCTTCACAACGGCAAACAAATATGCTTGGAACCCTCAGCAAAATGGGTGAAGGTGATCATCAATGCCATGTTGAATAG GCCTGAAGCCAATACTGGATCACAGCTATAA